The following coding sequences are from one Nilaparvata lugens isolate BPH chromosome 6, ASM1435652v1, whole genome shotgun sequence window:
- the LOC120352036 gene encoding uncharacterized protein LOC120352036: MDNLPTPRVTVPLRPFTISGVDYCGPFFVKPRKKGQQGTKCYICVFICFSCKAVHLELAEDMSTASFIAALQRFISRRGRPSEIYSDNGTNFFGAQREIHHILDSEKFQTSIAQEGIKWHFQPPSAPNFGGLWDSSVKLVKTHMKRVIGQSCLTIIEFITLITQIEAFVNSRPITPMSEEPSDLVALTPAHFLIGSVLTDLPEPNLLDISQNRLNQWQHVQQMKQHFWARWSKD, encoded by the coding sequence ATGGATAATCTTCCAACGCCCAGAGTGACTGTACCTCTGAGACCATTCACAATATCCGGAGTCGATTACTGTGGCCCATTTTTTGTCAAACCTCGAAAAAAAGGACAACAAGGAACAAAGTGCTACATTTGTGTATTCATCTGCTTCAGCTGCAAAGCAGTTCATCTTGAGCTAGCTGAAGACATGTCAACTGCTTCATTCATTGCTGCACTGCAACGTTTCATATCCAGAAGAGGGAGACCATCAGAAATTTACTCTGACAATGGAACCAATTTTTTTGGAGCCCAAAGAGAGATTCACCACATCTTGGACAGTGAAAAATTCCAAACCTCAATTGCTCAAGAGGGTATAAAGTGGCACTTTCAGCCTCCAAGTGCACCAAACTTTGGCGGTTTATGGGATTCTTCAGTGAAACTAGTGAAAACTCACATGAAAAGAGTTATTGGTCAATCATGCTTAACAATAATAGAGTTCATCACTCTAATTACTCAAATAGAGGCCTTTGTGAATTCCCGGCCTATTACTCCAATGTCTGAAGAGCCATCAGACCTTGTTGCTCTGACTCCAGCACACTTTCTGATTGGCAGTGTTCTTACCGACCTTCCAGAACCCAATCTTCTAGACATATCACAAAATCGGCTCAATCAGTGGCAACATGTGCAGCAAATGAAACAGCACTTCTGGGCACGCTGGTCAAAGGACTGA